Proteins co-encoded in one Astyanax mexicanus isolate ESR-SI-001 chromosome 1, AstMex3_surface, whole genome shotgun sequence genomic window:
- the ddhd1b gene encoding phospholipase DDHD1b produces the protein MSGFKEPCVQEEEAEEGRAGWGNHVGLQEGLLLGLMGESYQDYQSSNPDYQGSSTGYQDSDPGPTDYLDVLGYGPRRSRAGSSRHRGEVVTELGPEEVRWFYKEDKRTWKPFVGHDSLQIELTYRKLCELNPGKASEQDEWEELGGSGGDSEGVEGQKGQTEASVSKEVAGPAEEIDVDSIDIGVEAVCVRGGLYEVDVKEKESYPVYWNQQERIPVMRGQWFTDGTWLPLEEEDSDLIELEHLSRFRGHQMKDTFETEAVTTAVDSKDAIHSLKLSRSHVDWHSVDEVYLYSDATTSKIARTVTQKLGFSKASSSGTRLHRGYVEEAAPEDTPPAATHIVFVVHGIGQKMDQGRIIRNTSMMRDAARKMEEKHFSDRTTEHVEFLPVEWRSKLSLDGDTVDSITPDKVRGLRDMLNSSAMDIMYYTSPLYRDEITRGLTKELNRLYTLFCSRNPEFEEKGKVSIVSHSLGCVITFDIMTGWDPVRFHHQEAPDAMETEQRRRGCEEQRLLEELHLTRMRLRDLEDQFQGLKTSSSRTSPPLKFKVENFFCMGSPLAVFLALRGIRPGNNGTQDHILPRSICQRLLNIFHPTDPVAYRLEPLILKHYSNISPVQIHWYNTSSPTPYDQIRPTLLNPLKESVSVSDSESLPSPCTSPPQNRRHYGESITNLGKASIMGAASIGKGIGGIFFSRFSRSSGQVGGTEEEPSDSEGGICETEGAAIAEEGGVAEAEEKMEDKVEDKREGSAGCMSQSTSTIMDNSTFELDRRIDFELREGLVESRYWSAVTSHTAYWCSHDIALFLLTFMYGPNTPNETTEDNLDS, from the exons ATGAGCGGGTTTAAGGAGCCGTGCGTGCAGGAGGAGGAGGCTGAGGAGGGCAGGGCGGGCTGGGGGAACCATGTGGGGCTTCAGGAGGGACTGCTGCTGGGCCTCATGGGGGAATCATACCAGGACTACCAGAGCTCCAATCCAGACTACCAGGGCTCCAGCACGGGCTATCAG GACAGTGACCCAGGACCCACCGATTATCTGGACGTGTTGGGCTATGGACCCAGGCGCAGCCGGGCCGGTAGCTCCCGGCACCGGGGGGAGGTGGTGACGGAGCTGGGGCCAGAGGAGGTGCGCTGGTTCTACAAGGAGGACAAACGCACCTGGAAGCCATTTGTGGGTCACGACTCTCTGCAGATCGAGCTCACCTACCGCAAGCTGTGTGAGCTCAACCCAGGAAAAGCCAGCGAGCAGGACGAATGGGAGGAGCTGGGGGGCTCAGGGGGAGACTCTGAGGGAGTGGAGGGACAGAAGGGGCAGACGGAGGCTTCGGTCAGCAAAGAAGTGGCAGGTCCAGCTGAGGAGATAGACGTGGACTCAATAGACATTGGTGTGGAGGCAGTGTGTGTCAGAGGGGGGCTGTATGAGGTGGACGTCAAGGAGAAGGAGAGTTACCCGGTCTACTGGAAcc AGCAGGAGCGAATCCCTGTGATGCGTGGTCAGTGGTTCACTGACGGAACGTGGCTGCCACTCGAGGAAGAGGACAGTGACCTGATAGAACTGGAACACCTATCTCGTTTTCGTGGACACCAGATGAAGGATACATTTGAAACGGAGGCAGTAACCACAGCAGTGGACAGCAAGGATG CCATCCACAGTCTAAAGCTGAGCCGCAGTCATGTGGACTGGCACAGTGTTGACGAGGTGTACCTGTACAGTGATGCCACCACCTCCAAAATTGCACGTACTGTCACTCAAAAACTCGGCTTCTCAAAAG cttcCAGCAGTGGGACTCGCCTACATCGAGGCTATGTTGAGGAGGCAGCACCTGAGGACACGCCTCCTGCAGCTACACACATTGTGTTTGTGGTGCACGGGATAGGTCAGAAGATGGATCAGGGCCGGATCATCAGAAACACCAGCAT gaTGCGTGACGCTGCGAGGAAGATGGAGGAGAAGCACTTCTCAGACAGAACTACAGAGCATGTGGAGTTTCTCCCTGTGGAGTGGAGATCTAAACTCTCTCTGGATGGAG ACACTGTGGACTCCATCACGCCAGATAAAGTGCGTGGGCTGAGAGACATGCTGAACAGCAGCGCCATGGACATCATGTATTACACCAGCCCACTCTACAGGGACGAG ATCACGCGTGGGCTGACCAAAGAGCTGAACCGGCTCTATACACTCTTCTGCTCTCGGAACCCTGAGTTTGAGGAGAAGGGGAAAGTGTCCATCGTTTCTCACTCTTTGGGCTGCGTCATCACCTTTGACATCATGACCGGATGGGACCCTGTTCGCTTTCATCATCAGGAAGCTCCTGATGCCATGGAAACGGAGCAGCGACGCCGGGGGTGTGAAGAGCAGCGGCTGTTGGAAGAGCTTCACCTCACCCGCATGAG ATTAAGGGATTTGGAGGATCAATTTCAAGGCCTGAAGACGTCTTCCTCAAGAACTTCCCCACCCTTAAAATTTAAG GTGGAGAACTTTTTCTGCATGGGTTCACCGCTGGCTGTGTTCTTGGCTTTAAGGGGAATCCGGCCCGGTAACAATGGAACCCAGGACCACATTCTGCCCCGTTCCATCTGCCAGCGGCTCTTAAACATCTTCCATCCCACTGATCCTGTG GCATACAGACTGGAGCCTCTGATCCTAAAGCACTATAGTAACATTTCTCCAGTTCAGATACACTG GTACAATACCAGTAGTCCCACTCCATATGATCAGATCCGGCCCACGCTGCTGAACCCGCTGAAGGAGAGCGTCTCAGTGTCGGACAGTGAGAGTCTCCCAAGCCCTTGCACGTCGCCCCCGCAGAACCGCAGGCACTACGGAGAGTCCATCACCAACCTGGGCAAAGCCAGCATTATGG GAGCGGCGAGTATTGGTAAGGGCATTGGAGGAATCTTTTTCTCCCGCTTTTCCCGTTCAAGCGGGCAGGTGGGTGGAACCGAGGAGGAACCATCAGACTCAGAGGGAGGAATATGTGAGACAGAGGGTGCGGCTATTGCGGAGGAGGGCGGGGTTGCAGAAGCCGAAGAAAAGATGGAGGACAAGGTGGAGGACAAGAGAGAAGGAAGCGCTGGCTGCATGTCTCAGTCAACTTCCACCATTATGGACAACTCCACCT TTGAGCTGGACAGACGTATTGACTTTGAGCTGAGGGAGGGACTGGTGGAGAGCCGCTACTGGTCAGCGGTGACCTCACACACGGCCTACTGGTGTTCTCACGACATCGCTCTGTTCCTGCTCACGTTCATGTATGGGCCCAACACTCCCAACGAGACCACAGAGGACAACCTGGATTCgtaa